The following proteins are co-located in the Gemmatimonadota bacterium genome:
- a CDS encoding XdhC family protein, with the protein MKEVFDEVVNVLSRGEKAALSTIVSSKGSLPMSKKAKMLVKGDGSFTGTVGGGCLEADVWAEAREVMDRSAPRLQHFILTEKHAGDEGLNCGGNVEIFTEPIRTGPMQEIFEAIRGLHDARGIGLLATLVSGRAGTEAGKMLLTDTGETVGTLGDPALDDRIRLDADLEITENLLRVVTLEHEGVETRIFLESIWPAPQLFLFGGGHVARAIARLADTVGFRIIVVDDRPAFANHERFPEADEVVVDAFDEVVGKLPIDGSSYLVAVTRGHQWDQPVIEQAVWTDAAYIGMIGSRRKIALMWKNLEGKGVPRHLLEQVHAPIGKEIGADTPEEIAVSIMAELIEFRRSGGKPAHLVSTLKDAAGTAGAG; encoded by the coding sequence ATGAAAGAGGTTTTCGACGAGGTCGTGAACGTCCTGTCGCGGGGCGAAAAGGCGGCGCTTTCCACCATCGTGTCGAGCAAGGGCTCGCTGCCGATGAGCAAGAAGGCGAAAATGCTCGTCAAGGGGGACGGCTCGTTCACCGGAACGGTGGGCGGCGGTTGCCTGGAAGCCGACGTCTGGGCTGAGGCCCGCGAAGTCATGGATCGTTCCGCCCCCAGGCTGCAGCACTTCATCCTGACCGAGAAGCACGCCGGCGACGAGGGACTGAACTGCGGCGGCAACGTGGAGATCTTCACGGAGCCGATCCGGACGGGCCCCATGCAGGAGATCTTCGAGGCGATCCGCGGGCTTCACGACGCGCGGGGCATCGGGCTCCTGGCCACGCTGGTGTCGGGCCGGGCCGGAACGGAAGCCGGCAAGATGCTGCTCACGGATACCGGCGAGACCGTCGGCACGCTCGGAGACCCCGCCCTGGACGACCGGATACGACTGGATGCGGACCTGGAAATCACCGAAAACCTTTTGCGGGTGGTCACGCTGGAGCACGAAGGCGTGGAGACCAGGATCTTCCTGGAGTCCATCTGGCCGGCTCCGCAGCTTTTCCTTTTCGGCGGCGGTCACGTGGCCAGGGCCATTGCCCGGCTTGCCGATACCGTCGGGTTCCGCATCATCGTGGTGGACGACCGGCCCGCCTTCGCGAACCATGAGCGGTTTCCCGAAGCCGACGAGGTGGTCGTGGACGCCTTCGACGAGGTCGTGGGCAAGCTGCCCATCGACGGTTCGTCCTACCTGGTCGCGGTGACCCGCGGACACCAGTGGGACCAGCCCGTCATCGAGCAGGCGGTGTGGACCGACGCCGCCTATATCGGCATGATCGGCAGCCGGCGCAAGATCGCCCTGATGTGGAAGAACCTGGAAGGAAAAGGCGTGCCCCGGCACCTGCTCGAGCAGGTGCACGCGCCGATCGGCAAGGAGATCGGCGCCGATACCCCCGAAGAGATCGCGGTCAGTATCATGGCCGAGCTGATCGAATTCCGCCGGTCCGGCGGAAAGCCGGCCCACCTGGTTTCCACGCTGAAGGACGCGGCCGGAACGGCGGGTGCGGGCTGA
- a CDS encoding DegT/DnrJ/EryC1/StrS family aminotransferase has product MPRLAINGAAPVRTEPFPAWPMNLDASARAAGETVRSGRWGSIQGERVRSLEQRFASFQHAAHGIAVCNGTTALCLALQAVGIEPGDEVIVPAYTFIASASSIVMSNAVPVFVDIDPLTYNLDPDRVEEAITPRTRAVVAVHFAGLPADMDRLGEIAGRHGLSVIEDAAQAHGARWGDRGVGAIGSIGAFSFQSSKNLNAGEGGIMLTNDDELAAAARSLADCGHVAPGPRYNHFRIAGNNRMTEVQGTLLMVQMDHLEAQADLRHANGEYLTERLGAIPGIVPVARPAKADRHARHIYMFRYNEASFGGVPKTRFIEALCAEGIPASPGYSIPLYKQPVFTERNYGIYRSQALSAVDYGAMNLPVTERACRSEAVWFSQNVLLGDRDDMDDIVRAVVRIVEHRDELGEA; this is encoded by the coding sequence ATGCCCCGATTGGCGATAAACGGCGCGGCGCCGGTACGGACCGAACCCTTTCCGGCCTGGCCCATGAACCTGGACGCGAGCGCCCGCGCCGCCGGCGAAACCGTGCGCTCCGGCCGGTGGGGAAGCATCCAGGGCGAGCGGGTGCGCAGCCTCGAACAGCGCTTCGCATCCTTCCAGCACGCCGCCCACGGCATTGCCGTCTGCAACGGCACCACGGCCCTCTGCCTCGCGCTGCAGGCGGTCGGCATCGAACCCGGTGACGAGGTCATCGTGCCGGCCTATACCTTCATCGCATCGGCCAGCTCGATCGTGATGTCGAACGCCGTGCCCGTGTTCGTCGACATCGATCCCCTTACCTACAACCTGGACCCCGATCGGGTCGAGGAAGCGATCACACCGCGGACCCGGGCCGTCGTGGCCGTACATTTCGCGGGCCTGCCCGCGGACATGGACCGGCTCGGTGAAATCGCCGGCCGCCACGGCCTTTCGGTGATCGAGGACGCGGCACAGGCCCACGGCGCGCGGTGGGGAGACCGGGGCGTGGGCGCCATCGGTTCGATCGGCGCCTTCAGCTTCCAGTCCTCCAAAAACCTCAACGCCGGCGAGGGGGGCATCATGCTCACCAACGACGACGAGTTGGCGGCGGCGGCGCGTTCCCTAGCCGACTGCGGGCACGTCGCGCCGGGACCCCGTTACAACCACTTCCGCATAGCCGGCAACAACCGGATGACCGAGGTACAGGGCACCCTGCTCATGGTCCAGATGGATCACCTGGAGGCCCAGGCCGACCTGCGTCACGCGAACGGCGAGTATCTGACCGAACGCCTCGGGGCGATTCCGGGCATCGTCCCGGTGGCCAGGCCCGCGAAGGCTGACCGCCACGCGCGGCATATCTACATGTTCAGGTACAACGAAGCATCCTTCGGTGGCGTCCCGAAGACACGGTTCATCGAGGCCCTGTGCGCCGAGGGAATCCCCGCCAGTCCGGGCTACTCCATACCCCTGTACAAACAACCGGTTTTCACGGAACGGAACTATGGCATATACCGGAGCCAGGCGCTGTCCGCCGTTGACTATGGCGCGATGAATCTGCCGGTAACGGAGCGGGCCTGCCGTTCGGAGGCCGTATGGTTCTCGCAGAATGTGCTGCTGGGGGACAGGGACGACATGGATGACATCGTCCGGGCGGTCGTGAGGATCGTGGAACATCGCGACGAGCTGGGGGAAGCTTAG
- the erpA gene encoding iron-sulfur cluster insertion protein ErpA: protein MVTVTDVAADKIKTMIEDQENPDLGLRVMISGGGCSGFQYKLAFDKNATDNDQIIEQNGIKVFVDNKSAIYLMGAELDYVEGLMGAGFKVSNPNAKGTCGCGESFYV, encoded by the coding sequence ATGGTCACCGTGACGGACGTTGCCGCCGACAAGATCAAAACCATGATCGAGGACCAGGAAAATCCGGATCTCGGACTGCGCGTCATGATCTCCGGCGGGGGATGTTCCGGTTTTCAGTACAAGCTTGCTTTCGACAAGAACGCGACCGACAACGACCAGATTATCGAGCAGAACGGCATCAAGGTTTTCGTCGACAACAAGAGCGCCATCTACCTGATGGGTGCGGAACTGGACTATGTGGAAGGGCTGATGGGCGCCGGGTTCAAGGTTAGCAATCCCAATGCCAAGGGCACCTGCGGCTGCGGCGAGTCGTTTTACGTATAG
- a CDS encoding sigma-54-dependent Fis family transcriptional regulator yields MNSPTESVILLVEGSSRNRDEKHYGLTQLDHRVIAVENSDQALNVLAAESPSIIISDLNAPGIDGLRLMGVALGRNPEVGVILMTDPGSMGLAVAAMKEGAYDVLEKPVYVEKLAAEIEKILDRQRIVQENQELLHQLDTRYGFENIVGRSASMQRIREQILQIADTQSTVLIFGESGTGKELVAHALHRASSRRNRSFVPVFCNALSEGVIESELFGHEKGAFTNAVKTYRGRFELADGGTLFLDEVGELAPSTQVKLLRVLQERKFQRVGSGNWLKTDTRVIAATNRDLEAEIESGRFREDLYYRLRVVTLSLPPLRERKEDLPLLIDHCIRRFGERENKPIERIDPQALELLSTYHWPGNVRQLENCIEGMIVMGTGKTLTVADVPEFIRHTRPESTAVPLNEVPDRPDDLSPDFIRYLAGKIAEQRHVPVRPVTDRALAVLAAVDWSADGASLRRCLETMVLLADGDGLDVEDIPAEFLPERSGQSAAEGEDDDGVDIRVGMTMKEGERRLIAATLAACGRNKARTARVLRIGQRTLFRKIKAYHLE; encoded by the coding sequence ATGAATAGTCCGACAGAATCGGTCATCCTGCTGGTTGAAGGTTCCTCCCGCAACCGGGACGAGAAACACTACGGCCTGACCCAGCTGGATCACCGCGTAATCGCCGTGGAGAACAGCGACCAGGCGCTCAACGTCCTGGCGGCTGAATCCCCAAGCATCATCATCTCGGACCTGAATGCCCCCGGAATCGACGGACTGCGCCTGATGGGCGTCGCCCTGGGCAGGAACCCCGAGGTGGGCGTTATCCTGATGACGGACCCCGGCTCCATGGGCCTGGCCGTGGCCGCCATGAAGGAGGGGGCGTACGACGTACTCGAAAAGCCCGTGTACGTGGAGAAGCTCGCGGCGGAAATCGAGAAGATCCTGGACCGCCAGCGTATCGTGCAGGAAAATCAGGAGTTGCTGCACCAGCTCGACACCCGGTACGGATTCGAGAACATCGTGGGGCGGTCCGCGTCCATGCAGCGCATCCGGGAGCAGATCCTCCAGATCGCCGATACCCAGTCCACGGTACTCATCTTCGGCGAGAGCGGCACGGGCAAGGAACTGGTGGCCCACGCCCTCCACCGCGCGAGTTCCCGGAGGAACAGGTCCTTCGTGCCCGTCTTCTGCAACGCCCTGTCGGAAGGGGTGATCGAGAGCGAACTGTTCGGCCATGAGAAAGGCGCTTTCACGAACGCGGTCAAGACCTACAGGGGCCGGTTCGAACTGGCCGACGGGGGCACGCTCTTCCTCGACGAGGTGGGTGAACTCGCGCCTTCCACCCAGGTGAAACTGCTGCGCGTCCTCCAGGAACGCAAGTTCCAGCGGGTGGGCAGCGGAAACTGGCTAAAGACGGACACCCGGGTCATCGCGGCGACGAACCGCGACCTCGAAGCCGAGATAGAAAGCGGACGCTTCCGGGAAGACCTCTATTACCGGCTGCGCGTGGTGACCCTCTCCCTGCCGCCCCTGCGGGAACGGAAAGAGGATCTTCCGCTGCTGATCGACCACTGCATCCGCCGGTTCGGCGAACGGGAGAATAAGCCGATCGAGCGTATCGACCCGCAGGCCCTGGAACTGCTGTCCACCTACCACTGGCCCGGGAACGTGCGCCAACTGGAGAACTGCATCGAGGGCATGATCGTCATGGGTACGGGAAAGACCCTGACCGTGGCGGACGTCCCGGAATTCATACGGCATACCCGGCCGGAATCGACGGCGGTCCCGCTGAACGAAGTACCGGACCGGCCGGACGACCTGTCACCGGACTTCATCCGCTACCTGGCCGGGAAAATCGCCGAACAGCGCCACGTGCCCGTCCGGCCTGTCACCGACCGGGCCCTGGCCGTACTGGCCGCCGTCGACTGGTCGGCGGACGGCGCGTCGCTGAGACGGTGCCTGGAAACCATGGTATTGCTCGCCGACGGGGACGGGCTGGACGTGGAGGATATCCCGGCGGAATTCCTGCCCGAACGGTCCGGCCAATCCGCCGCGGAAGGCGAGGACGATGACGGGGTGGACATCCGGGTGGGCATGACGATGAAGGAAGGCGAACGGAGACTGATCGCCGCGACCCTGGCCGCCTGCGGACGGAACAAGGCGCGGACCGCCCGGGTCCTGCGGATCGGACAGCGCACCCTCTTTCGGAAAATAAAGGCCTATCACCTGGAGTAG
- a CDS encoding sigma-54-dependent Fis family transcriptional regulator, whose protein sequence is MEGRSILIVDGEEDSRRHAASILRSAGYDVLETGAAAEALRTARTDPPGVVLVDLALSDADPEQLIRTLSAKHPDTDIMLTTRQHEPPRQFRQLDVSDYIEKPVDAEDLLTKMRMLDLRREFHQRFQLLGRNERFIAAMDSVLQVAPTGIQVLLTGESGTGKEGFARAIHHYSDRRDGPFIPINCGAIAEGVLESELFGHEKGAFTDAKGQRKGYFEQAHGGTLLLDEIGDMPRSTQVKLLRVLEQQEFIRVGGSTPVKTDVRLIASTNRDLSGDIHDGTFRQDLYYRLNAVHIHLPALRERRDDIPRLIGHFMRHAPGKPGAPPPVFTEEALAALSDYDWPGNIRELRHLVESLVVTSGKARLDAEDLPDSIYTPPMANRALPVPQNRNPQDMDREMFYKILWQILTAIHELPAKITSALGRGPEQLPERFQLPPPTEAERGLEKPPSESAQYVEPVQDDAGPGFERPAEVVPAEAVPADEGLDRLRSMEDWEREAIRRALERNEGHRGRAARELGISERSIYRKIRDYGLDEYA, encoded by the coding sequence TTGGAAGGTCGGTCGATTCTGATCGTCGACGGTGAAGAGGACAGCCGGCGTCACGCGGCGAGCATCCTGCGCAGTGCGGGTTACGACGTGCTGGAGACCGGCGCCGCGGCCGAGGCATTGCGCACGGCGAGAACGGACCCGCCGGGTGTCGTCCTCGTCGATCTCGCCCTGAGCGACGCCGATCCGGAGCAGCTGATACGCACCCTTTCGGCGAAGCACCCCGACACCGATATCATGCTCACCACCCGTCAGCACGAGCCGCCCCGGCAGTTCCGCCAACTGGACGTCAGCGACTATATCGAGAAGCCCGTCGACGCCGAAGATCTGCTCACGAAAATGCGCATGCTGGACCTCCGGCGGGAGTTCCACCAGCGGTTCCAGCTACTGGGCAGGAACGAGCGCTTCATCGCCGCCATGGATTCGGTGCTCCAGGTGGCGCCCACGGGGATCCAGGTCCTGCTTACGGGAGAAAGCGGCACCGGCAAGGAGGGATTCGCCCGGGCGATCCATCATTACAGCGACCGGCGCGACGGCCCTTTCATTCCCATCAACTGCGGCGCCATCGCCGAAGGGGTGCTGGAAAGCGAACTGTTCGGTCACGAAAAAGGCGCGTTCACGGACGCCAAGGGCCAACGGAAGGGGTACTTCGAACAGGCGCACGGCGGCACGCTGCTCCTCGATGAAATCGGCGACATGCCCCGTTCGACACAGGTAAAGCTGCTACGCGTCCTGGAGCAGCAGGAGTTCATCCGCGTCGGCGGCTCGACGCCGGTGAAGACCGACGTCCGCCTCATCGCGTCGACCAACCGGGACCTCTCCGGGGATATCCACGACGGGACGTTCCGCCAGGACCTGTACTACCGGCTCAACGCCGTGCACATCCATCTGCCCGCCCTGCGGGAACGCCGCGACGACATCCCCAGGTTGATCGGCCACTTCATGCGGCACGCCCCCGGGAAGCCCGGCGCGCCTCCTCCCGTCTTCACGGAGGAAGCCCTGGCAGCCCTCTCCGACTACGATTGGCCGGGCAACATACGGGAACTGCGACACCTCGTCGAATCGCTGGTGGTGACTTCCGGCAAGGCCAGGCTCGACGCGGAAGACCTGCCGGACAGTATCTACACGCCGCCCATGGCGAACCGGGCCCTGCCGGTCCCGCAGAACCGCAACCCGCAGGACATGGACCGCGAGATGTTCTACAAGATCCTCTGGCAGATCCTTACCGCCATCCACGAACTCCCGGCCAAGATCACCTCCGCCCTCGGCCGGGGTCCGGAACAGCTTCCCGAACGTTTTCAGCTGCCGCCCCCCACGGAAGCGGAGCGGGGCCTCGAAAAGCCTCCCTCGGAATCGGCACAGTACGTCGAACCGGTCCAAGACGACGCGGGGCCTGGTTTCGAACGGCCGGCCGAGGTGGTCCCGGCCGAGGCGGTCCCGGCCGATGAAGGACTGGACCGGTTGCGTTCCATGGAAGACTGGGAGCGGGAGGCCATACGCCGCGCGCTCGAGCGAAACGAGGGGCACCGGGGCCGGGCCGCGCGGGAGCTTGGCATCAGCGAGCGGTCCATCTACCGCAAGATCAGGGACTACGGCCTGGACGAATACGCCTGA
- the ftsY gene encoding signal recognition particle-docking protein FtsY, giving the protein MLSVVRRLRDGLAKTRDGLARRIHQAVGRYDRIDEDLLEEIEAILLQTDVGVETTVRIIDGLRDRAVDRRTRNPDDLMGLLREEMTDILGDVPDPEWDQRPRVIMIVGVNGSGKTTTAGKMAARYAGEGKKVLIAAADTFRAAAIDQLEVWARRAKADFIRHQHGSDPSAVVYDAMQAAAARDADVVIIDTAGRLHTRDNLMEELKKIKRTAGKQMDGAPHEVLLVLDGTTGQNALSQARVFSEALGGLTGIALTKLDGTARGGIVFAIGVHLGIPVKLIGVGEQIEDLQDFDAPAFVDALFN; this is encoded by the coding sequence ATGCTGAGTGTCGTACGCAGACTGAGAGACGGATTGGCCAAGACACGGGACGGGTTGGCGCGCCGGATCCACCAGGCCGTGGGCCGGTACGACCGGATCGACGAGGACCTGCTGGAGGAGATCGAAGCCATCCTGCTGCAGACCGACGTGGGCGTGGAAACGACCGTGCGGATCATCGACGGGCTCAGGGACCGCGCGGTCGACCGCCGGACCCGGAATCCCGATGACCTCATGGGCCTGCTGCGCGAGGAGATGACGGACATCCTAGGCGATGTGCCGGACCCCGAATGGGACCAGCGGCCCCGGGTCATCATGATCGTGGGGGTCAATGGTTCGGGCAAGACCACGACCGCCGGGAAGATGGCGGCCCGTTACGCCGGGGAAGGGAAGAAGGTCCTGATCGCCGCAGCCGATACCTTTCGGGCGGCGGCCATCGACCAGCTGGAAGTCTGGGCGCGCCGCGCGAAGGCGGACTTCATCCGGCACCAGCACGGATCCGACCCCTCGGCCGTAGTCTACGACGCCATGCAGGCCGCCGCAGCCCGGGATGCGGACGTAGTGATTATCGACACGGCGGGCCGGCTGCACACCAGGGACAACCTGATGGAAGAACTGAAGAAGATCAAGCGCACCGCGGGCAAGCAGATGGACGGCGCACCCCACGAGGTGCTGCTCGTGCTCGACGGGACCACGGGCCAGAACGCCCTCTCCCAGGCCCGCGTCTTCAGCGAAGCCCTGGGCGGCCTGACGGGTATCGCACTGACGAAACTGGACGGGACCGCACGGGGCGGCATCGTGTTCGCCATCGGCGTGCACCTGGGGATCCCCGTCAAACTCATCGGCGTGGGCGAACAAATCGAGGACCTGCAGGATTTCGACGCGCCGGCCTTCGTGGACGCCCTCTTCAACTGA
- a CDS encoding Mrp/NBP35 family ATP-binding protein translates to MAAETEIPRDALTGIRHVIAVASGKGGVGKSTVSVNLSLALAEAGHAVGLLDADIYGPNVPQMMGVSGSLEKDPSGSIKPVVKHGIRLVSVGFVAGPSDAVIYRGPLVGKMVKSFLGNVSWGELDYLVVDLPPGTGDASLTLAQSVELTGAVIVTTPQQVALSDVRKAIAMFQRLRVPVLGIVENMSYFLNAATGERTHIFGRGGGAALSDELGLPFLGEIPLSPAVCAGGDAGEPIFLDHGNAVETAAFKGVRTAVEVEIENQPAPLPGPVRT, encoded by the coding sequence TTGGCTGCGGAAACCGAAATCCCCCGTGACGCGCTGACCGGTATCCGCCACGTCATCGCCGTGGCCAGCGGCAAGGGCGGCGTGGGCAAGTCGACGGTAAGCGTCAATCTGTCCCTCGCCCTCGCGGAAGCGGGCCATGCGGTCGGCCTGCTCGACGCGGACATTTACGGCCCGAACGTGCCCCAGATGATGGGCGTTTCCGGGTCCCTCGAGAAAGATCCTTCCGGCAGCATCAAACCCGTTGTCAAGCATGGTATCCGGCTGGTCTCCGTCGGTTTCGTCGCGGGGCCGTCCGATGCGGTGATCTACCGGGGTCCCCTGGTCGGCAAGATGGTGAAGAGTTTCCTCGGCAATGTTTCATGGGGGGAACTGGACTACCTGGTGGTCGATCTGCCGCCCGGCACCGGCGACGCGTCGCTGACCCTGGCCCAGTCGGTCGAACTCACCGGGGCCGTCATCGTCACGACCCCCCAGCAGGTTGCCCTGTCTGACGTGCGCAAGGCGATCGCCATGTTCCAGCGGTTGCGGGTCCCCGTACTGGGCATCGTCGAAAACATGAGTTACTTCCTCAACGCCGCGACGGGTGAACGGACCCACATCTTCGGCCGGGGCGGAGGCGCTGCGTTGAGCGATGAACTGGGCCTGCCCTTCCTGGGTGAGATTCCCCTTTCGCCGGCCGTCTGCGCGGGAGGTGACGCGGGAGAACCGATCTTCCTCGATCACGGGAACGCCGTCGAAACGGCAGCCTTCAAGGGCGTCCGGACGGCCGTCGAGGTCGAGATCGAGAACCAGCCGGCGCCGCTGCCCGGTCCGGTCCGTACCTGA
- the trxA gene encoding thioredoxin — translation MAQPTAITDDQFESEVIESSTPVLVDFWAEWCGPCKAVAPTLVELAGDYDGRLKVVKVDVDENREAATRFGIRSIPSLLIFKDGAEVDRIIGALPKQQLAEKIDGHL, via the coding sequence GTGGCACAGCCAACAGCAATAACGGACGATCAATTCGAATCCGAGGTCATTGAAAGCAGCACGCCCGTACTGGTCGATTTCTGGGCGGAGTGGTGCGGGCCCTGCAAGGCCGTCGCCCCCACGCTGGTGGAACTCGCGGGCGATTACGACGGACGCCTGAAAGTCGTCAAGGTCGACGTGGACGAGAACCGGGAAGCGGCCACCCGCTTCGGCATTCGGAGCATACCGAGCCTCCTGATCTTCAAGGACGGCGCCGAGGTGGACCGGATCATCGGCGCGCTCCCCAAGCAGCAACTCGCCGAAAAGATCGACGGCCACCTGTAA